The following are encoded in a window of Castanea sativa cultivar Marrone di Chiusa Pesio chromosome 9, ASM4071231v1 genomic DNA:
- the LOC142611100 gene encoding nicotinate N-methyltransferase 1 yields the protein MENESTENRNDARIAIMELANMISVPMSLNAVVRLNVADAIWQGGSNSPLSASQILTRVLPSGHQGDPENLQRILRMLTSYGVFAEHLSKTPDSDTSSERQYSLTEVGKTLVTDSEGLSYASYVLQHHQDELMRAWPLVHEAVVDPTLEPFVKANGEPAYSYYGKKPEMNGLMLKAMSGVSVPFVKAFLEVYDGFGGVRTLVDVGGSAGDCLRMILKKHPHVKEGINFDLPEVVAKAPIIPGVTHVGGDMFKSIPAADAIFMKWILTTWTDDECKLIMENCNKAVPVGGKLILCEPVLPEQSDESHRTRALLEGDIFVMTVYRTKGKHRTEEEYRQLGHSAGFKHFRPFYLNDFFTILEFQK from the exons ATGGAGAACGAGAGCACAGAGAATAGGAACGACGCTAGGATAGCGATAATGGAGCTAGCCAACATGATCAGCGTGCCCATGTCCCTAAACGCCGTCGTCCGCCTCAACGTCGCTGATGCCATCTGGCAAGGTGGGTCCAACTCACCTCTCTCAGCCTCTCAGATCCTGACTCGTGTCCTCCCATCGGGTCACCAAGGGGACCCAGAGAATCTCCAGCGCATCCTCCGCATGCTCACCAGCTACGGCGTGTTCGCGGAGCACCTTAGCAAAACCCCAGACTCCGACACCTCTTCGGAGAGACAGTATTCTCTGACCGAGGTCGGGAAAACGCTGGTCACGGACAGCGAGGGATTATCCTATGCTTCGTACGTGCTGCAGCACCATCAGGACGAGCTGATGAGAGCGTGGCCATTGGTCCACGAGGCTGTGGTGGACCCCACTTTGGAGCCATTTGTGAAAGCCAACGGTGAGCCTGCGTACTCGTACTATGGGAAAAAGCCGGAGATGAACGGTTTGATGTTGAAGGCTATGTCCGGTGTATCTGTGCCGTTCGTGAAGGCGTTTTTGGAAGTCTATGATGGGTTTGGTGGAGTGAGAACACTGGTTGATGTGGGTGGGAGTGCAGGGGATTGCTTGAGGATGATATTGAAGAAGCATCCTCATGTTAAGGAAGGGATCAACTTTGATTTGCCTGAGGTCGTCGCCAAAGCACCCATTATTCCCG GCGTGACCCACGTTGGTGGTGATATGTTCAAGTCTATTCCGGCTGCCGATGCTATCTTCATGAAG TGGATCTTGACGACATGGACAGACGATGAATGCAAGTTGATTATGGAGAATTGTAACAAGGCAGTTCCAGTTGGAGGAAAGTTGATTCTTTGTGAGCCAGTGCTGCCTGAGCAGTCTGATGAGAGTCATAGGACTCGTGCACTCTTAGAAGGAGACATCTTTGTCATGACTGTCTATAGGACCAAGGGTAAGCATAGGACTGAAGAAGAATACAGGCAGCTTGGTCACTCAGCTGGTTTCAAACATTTCCGGCCATTCTATCTCAATGATTTCTTTACTATTCTGGAGTTCCAAAAGTGA